A genomic region of Prionailurus viverrinus isolate Anna chromosome D4, UM_Priviv_1.0, whole genome shotgun sequence contains the following coding sequences:
- the FAM166B gene encoding protein FAM166B isoform X1 — translation MAMASTFIPGLNPQNPHYIPGYTGHCPLLRFSMGQTYGQMTGQLLRGVPGLAWPPAHRTLLPPIRPPPSPEVPRGRPLVRRGHERLSSSMIPGYTGFVPQAQFLFAKNCSQVWAEALNDFTQWSGEQRSQELPKEAKEEKDMGKDQEPKPESELEAEKELEPGQEAEQASPYSMDDKDPRKFFVPGFTGYVPRARFLFGSSFPVLTNRALQEFGQMYSRGRSQKDPKHLPPLSRTYPQNLGLLPNYGGYVPGYKFQFGRTYGHLTHDALGLSTLQKQLLV, via the exons GTACACTGGACACTGCCCACTACTTCGGTTCAGCATGGGCCAGACCTATGGGCAGATGACTGGTCAGCTACTTCGAGGAgttcctggcctggcctggccccctGCCCATCGCACACTTCTGCCTCCCATCCGGCCTCCACCATCTCCTGAGGTTCCCAGAGGAAGACCACTTGTCAGGCGTGGACATGAAAGGCTCAGTTCCAGCATGATCCCAGGGTACACAG gtTTTGTACCCCAGGCACAGTTCCTCTTTGCTAAGAACTGTAGCCAGGTCTGGGCTGAGGCTCTGAATGATTTCACTCAGTGGTCTGGGGAACAAAGGAGTCAAGAACTGCCGAAGGAagccaaggaagaaaaagacatgggGAAAGACCAAGAACCAAAGCCAGAGtcagagctggaggcagagaaggagctgGAGCCGGGGCAAGAGGCAGAACAA GCTTCCCCCTATTCCATGGATGACAAAGATCCTCGCAAGTTCTTCGTGCCAG GCTTCACTGGTTATGTGCCCCGGGCCCGCTTCCTCTTCGGCTCCAGCTTTCCTGTGCTCACCAACCGGGCACTGCAGGAATTTGGACAGATGTATTCAAGGGGCAGATCCCAGAAGGATCCCAAACATCTCCCCCCACTTTCTAGGACCTACCCTCAGAACCTGGGCCTGTTACCTAACTATGGGGGCTATGTGCCAG GGTATAAGTTCCAGTTCGGTCGCACGTATGGGCATCTCACCCATGATGCActgggcctcagcaccctccaGAAGCAGCTCCTGGTATAG
- the RUSC2 gene encoding AP-4 complex accessory subunit RUSC2, which produces MPLFEISRMDSPPKLTGETLIVHHIPLVHCQVPDRQCCGGAGGGSGSTRSNPFCPPELGITQPDQDLGQADSLLYNSLHSAPGGSARSADSTKSRVRDGRGPGAPKRHNPFLLQEGVAEPGLGDLYDDSTGDSATQQSFHLHGAGQPTLHLSPFQLPPPGPRVSRPWGATRSRAGVVEGQEQEPVATLDTQQCSTSHCCRPELEAETMELDECGGPGGSGSGGGASDTSGFSFDHEWKLSSDESPRNPRCSGSGPQHCRCSSTSSQSEAADQSMGYVSDSSCNSSDGVLVTFSTLYNKMHGNSRANLNSAPQSCSNSSFCSHSDPGAFYLDLQPSPAESKMSCESHHPDSGGREGSYGCPHASSPELDANCNSYRPHCEPCPAVADLTACFQSQARLVVATQNYYKLVTCDLSSQSSPSPAGSSITSCSEEHTKISPAPGPGPDPGPSQPSEYYLFQRPEVQPEEQEAVGSSVEAAAPVGPAVIEGQVYTNTSPPNLSTGRQRSRSCDRTLARSPPVRLGSLERMLSCPVRLSEGPTALAGPGSPPRRVTSFAELAKGRKKAAGSGSPPLRLSIGDSSQEFSPIQEAQQDRVGPLDEGVRCSHSLPPMPSGPGMDLVGPEPWSTQVCQGPQSNEMPPTGLRAAGQGPLAQLMDPGPALPGSPANSHTQKDARARADGGGAESRPVLRYSKEQRPTTLPIQPFVFQHHFPKQLAKARALHSLSQLYSLSGCGRAQQPAPLAAPTAQVPALAPSGESQAPTNRGARKAGPELETSRPSPLGSYSPIRSAGPFGPSTDSSASTSCSPPPEQATATESSPPWSHSCPPVARPATSQQPQKEDQKILTLAEYRLHGTGSLPPLGSWRSSLSRAESLARGGGEGSMASRPNNANHLSPQALKWREYRRKNPLGPPGLSGSLDRRPQEARLARRNPIFEFPGSFSAAGHLNCRMNGQVVKPLPLTCPDFQDPFSLTEKPPAEFCLSPDGNSEAISIDLLQKKGLVKAVNTAVDLIVAHFGTSRDPGVKAKLGNSSVSPNVGHLVLKYLCPAVQAVLEDGLKAFVLDVIIGQRKNMPWSVVEASTQLGPSTKVLHGLYNKVSQFPELTSHTMRFNAFILGLLNIRSLEFWFNHLYNHEDIIQTHYQPWGFLSAAHTVCPSLFEELLLLLQPLALLPFSLDLLFQHRLLQSGQQQRQHKELLRVSQDLLLSAHSTLQLARARGQEGPGDTDRAVHGERVKGVGASEGGEDEEEEETEEVAEAAGGPGRGRWARGGQAGWWYQLMQSSQVYIDGSAECSRFPRGGSSSSSEKKKGSGSGGPPPREGVVEGAEACPAPEETLGRDRGWPFWMGSPPDSVLAELRRSREREGSTAPSAENEEGASEPSPGGIKWGHLFGSRKAQRETRPANRLPSDWLSLDKSMFQLVAQTVGARREPEPRESLQEPPSPALPSKPPCEVKALCHHLATGPGQLSFHKGDILRVLGPAGGDWLRCSRGPDTGLVPLAYVTLTPTPSPTPGSSQN; this is translated from the exons ATGCCCTTGTTCGAAATTTCCAGAATGGATAGTCCCCCAAAGCTGACTGGAGAGACCCTCATCGTCCACCACATCCCCCTGGTGCATTGTCAAGTCCCAGACAGACAGTGCtgtggaggggcaggtgggggtaGTGGGAGCACAAGATCCAATCCCTTCTGCCCACCTGAGCTGGGCATCACCCAGCCTGATCAAGACCTAGGACAAGCTGACTCGCTGCTATACAACAGTCTGCACTCTGCTCCGGGGGGATCTGCGCGGTCTGCAGACAGCACGAAGAGTAGGGTACGGGATGGAAGAGGCCCCGGGGCCCCTAAACGACACAATCCCTTCTTGCTACAGGAAGGTGTGGCTGAGCCAGGACTTGGTGACCTATATGATGACAGCACTGGTGATAGTGCCACCCAGCAGTCCTTCCACCTGCATGGGGCTGGTCAGCCCACCTTACATCTGTCCCCTTTCCAGCTGCCACCACCTGGCCCTAGAGTGAGCAGGCCATGGGGGGCAACACGTAGTCGGGCTGGAGTAGTGGAAGGGCAGGAGCAGGAGCCAGTGGCCACCTTGGATACCCAGCAGTGCAGCACCAGCCACTGCTGCCGGCCAGAACTGGAAGCGGAGACCATGGAACTGGATGAGTGTGGGGGGCCTGGTGGGagtggcagtgggggtggagCCAGTGATACCTCTGGCTTTTCCTTTGATCACGAATGGAAACTCAGTTCAGATGAATCCCCAAGGAACCCAAGATGCTCAGGCTCAGGACCTCAGCACTGCCGCTGCAGTAGCACATCCAGTCAGTCTGAGGCGGCTGACCAGTCCATGGGCTATGTGAGTGACTCCTCCTGCAACAGCTCAGACGGTGTGCTGGTCACCTTCAGCACCCTCTACAACAAGATGCATGGCAACTCCCGTGCCAATCTCAACTCCGCCCCACAGTCTTGCAGCAACTCTTCCTTCTGCAGCCACTCAGACCCTGGCGCCTTCTACCTGGACCTGCAGCCCTCCCCAGCTGAGTCTAAGATGTCTTGTGAGTCCCACCACCCCgacagtgggggaagggaggggagctATGGCTGTCCTCATGCCTCGTCTCCTGAGCTTGATGCCAACTGCAACTCCTACCGCCCACACTGTGAGCCCTGCCCAGCTGTGGCTGACCTCACAGCCTGCTTCCAGAGCCAGGCCCGTCTTGTTGTGGCCACACAGAATTACTATAAACTTGTCACCTGTGACCTGTCCTCCCAATCATCCCCAAGCCCAGCTGGCTCTTCCATCACCAGCTGCTCTGAGGAACACACCAAGATAAGCCCGGCACCAGGCCCTGGTCCAGACCCTGGCCCCAGCCAGCCCTCTGAGTATTACCTAttccagaggccagaagtccagcCAGAGGAGCAAGAAGCAGTGGGTTCCTCAGTGGAAGCAGCAGCTCCTGTGGGCCCCGCTGTGATCGAGGGGCAAGTGTACACTAACACTTCACCCCCCAACCTTAGCACTGGACGCCAGCGCTCTCGAAGCTGTGATCGCACACTGGCGCGCAGCCCTCCTGTCCGCCTGGGCTCACTGGAACGCATGTTGAGTTGCCCAGTGCGCCTGAGTGAGGGTCCTACAGCCCTCGCTGGGCCTGGCTCCCCGCCTAGGCGGGTCACCTCCTTCGCCGAGCTCGCCAAAGGCCGGAAGAAAGCTGCAGGCTCTGGCTCTCCGCCACTTCGACTGAGCATCGGAGACTCCTCCCAGGAGTTCTCACCCATCCAAGAAGCCCAACAAGATAGGGTGGGCCCACTGGATGAGGGCGTTCGCTGTAGCCACAGCCTACCACCCATGCCTTCGGGGCCAGGCATGGACCTAGTTGGCCCAGAGCCCTGGTCCACCCAGGTCTGTCAGGGCCCCCAGTCCAATGAGATGCCACCTACTGGCCTCAGAGCTGCTGGGCAAGGCCCCCTGGCCCAGCTGATGGATCCAGGGCCTGCTCTCCCAGGGAGCCCAGCCAACAGCCATACACAGAAGGATGCAAGAGCTAGAGCTGACG GAGGTGGTGCTGAGAGCCGACCAGTCCTTCGCTACAGCAAGGAGCAGAGGCCTACCACGCTGCCCATCCAGCCCTTCGTGTTCCAGCACCACTTCCCCAAGCAGTTGGCCAAGGCCCGAGCCCTCCACAGCCTTTCCCAGCTCTACAGCCTCTCTGGTTGTGGCCGTGCACAGCAGCCTGCCCCACTGGCTGCCCCCACTGCTCAAGTTCCAGCCTTAGCTCCCTCAGGGGAGTCACAGGCACCCACCAACAGAGGTGCCAGGAAAGCTGGTCCTGAGCTAGAAACCTCACGGCCGTCACCCCTGGGTAGCTACTCCCCCATCCGCAGTGCTGGCCCCTTTGGGCCCAGCACCGATTCTTCTGCTTCCACCTCGTGCTCCCCTCCTCCAGAGCAGGCCACAGCCACAGAAAGCTCACCCCCATGGAGCCACTCCTGTCCTCCTGTTGCCCGGCCTGCCACCTCGCAGCAGCCACAGAAGGAGGATCAGAAGATACTGACCTTGGCTGAGTACCGTCTCCATGGAACAGGAAGTTtgcctcctctgggctcctggaGATCTAGCCTCAGTCGAGCAGAAAGTCTAGCCCGGGGAGGTGGTGAGGGCAGCATGGCCTCCAGGCCCAATAATG CCAACCACCTGTCCCCTCAAGCACTCAAGTGGCGGGAATACAGGAGGAAGAACCCACTAGGGCCACCTGGATTGTCAGGGAGCCTAGACCGAAGGCCGCAGGAAGCTCGACTGGCCCGAAGGAACCCCATCTTTGAATTCCCTGGCTCCTTCAGTGCTGCTGGCCATCTGAACTGCCGGATGAATG GTCAAGTAGTAAAGCCATTACCACTGACCTGCCCTGACTTCCAAGACCCCTTTTCCTTGACTGAGAAGCCTCCAGCTGAGTTTTGTCTGTCCCCAGATGGCAACTCAGAGGCCATTTCCATTGACCTACTTCAGAAAAAAG GGCTGGTGAAAGCAGTTAACACTGCTGTGGACCTCATTGTGGCCCATTTTGGCACAAGCCGGGATCCTGGGGTGAAG GCAAAGCTGGGGAATAGTTCTGTGAGCCCCAATGTGGGCCACCTGGTTCTGAAGTACTTGTGCCCTGCGGTCCAGGCTGTGCTGGAGGATGGGCTCAAGGCCTTTGTGCTAGATGTCATCATTGGGCAACGTAAGAACATGCCGTGGAGTGTGGTTGAGGCTTCCACACAGCTGG GCCCGTCTACCAAGGTCCTGCATGGCCTCTACAACAAAGTCAGCCAATTCCCAGAGCTCACCAGTCACACCATGCGTTTCAACGCCTTCATTCTTGGCCTGCTCAA CATCCGGTCCCTGGAGTTCTGGTTTAACCACCTCTATAACCACGAAG ATATCATCCAGACCCACTACCAGCCGTGGGGCTTCCTGAGTGCAGCACACACTGTGTGCCCTAGCCTCTTTgaggagctgctgctgctgctacagCCCCTGGCCCTGCTGCCCTTCAGCCTTGACTTGCTGTTCCAGCACCGGCTGCTGCAAAGTgggcagcagcagcggcagcacaAGGAGCTGCTGCGGGTGTCCCAGGACCTACTGCTCTCCGCCCACTCAACATTGCAGCTGGCCCGGGCTCGGGGCCAGGAGGGCCCTGGAGACACGGACAGGGCAGTCCATGGGGAGCGGGTGAAGGGTGTGGGTGCCTCAGAAGGTGGAgaggatgaagaggaagaggagacagaagaggtGGCAGAGGCAGCTGGGGGCCCAGGGCGTGGCAGGTGGGCCCGAGGCGGGCAGGCCGGCTGGTGGTACCAGCTCATGCAGAGTTCCCAGGTCTACATCGATGGCTCAGCTGAGTGCTCTAGGTTCCCCCGTGGTGGCAGCAGTAGCAgcagtgagaaaaagaaagggtcaGGAAGTGGGGGGCCACCCCCTCGAGAGGGAGTAGTCGAGGGGGCGGAGGCCTGCCCTGCCCCTGAGGAGACCCTTGGCCGGGATAGGGGCTGGCCCTTCTGGATGGGGAGCCCACCTGATTCTGTGCTGGCTGAGCTGAGGCGCAGCCGGGAGAGGGAAGGGTCCACTGCCCCCTCAGCAGAAAATGAGGAAGGAGCCTCAGAACCTTCACCTGGGGGCATCAAGTGGGGCCACCTCTTTGGCTCCCGAAAGGCTCAGCGTGAGACCCGGCCCGCAAACAG GCTACCCTCTGACTGGCTGAGCCTGGACAAGTCCATGTTCCAGCTAGTGGCACAGACAGTGGGTGCCCGCCGGGAGCCAGAGCCCAGGGAGAGCCTGCAGGAGCCACCCTCTCCAGCTCTGCCCTCCAAGCCTCCATG CGAGGTGAAGGCACTGTGCCATCATCTGGCCACAGGCCCTGGACAGCTGAGCTTCCACAAGGGAGATATCCTCCGGGTGCTGGGGCCAGCTGGAGGAGACTGGCTGCGCTGCAGCCGCGGCCCCGACACCGGCCTGGTGCCACTGGCCTATGTGACCTTGACCCCAACTCCAAGTCCAACCCCTGGAAGCAGCCAAAACTGA
- the FAM166B gene encoding protein FAM166B isoform X4 — protein MAMASTFIPGLNPQNPHYIPGYTGHCPLLRFSMGQTYGQMTGQLLRGVPGLAWPPAHRTLLPPIRPPPSPEVPRGRPLVRRGHERLSSSMIPGYTGFVPQAQFLFAKNCSQVWAEALNDFTQWSGEQRSQELPKEAKEEKDMGKDQEPKPESELEAEKELEPGQEAEQVRPTRLERVQGELPPIPWMTKILASSSCQALQEFGQMYSRGRSQKDPKHLPPLSRTYPQNLGLLPNYGGYVPGYKFQFGRTYGHLTHDALGLSTLQKQLLV, from the exons GTACACTGGACACTGCCCACTACTTCGGTTCAGCATGGGCCAGACCTATGGGCAGATGACTGGTCAGCTACTTCGAGGAgttcctggcctggcctggccccctGCCCATCGCACACTTCTGCCTCCCATCCGGCCTCCACCATCTCCTGAGGTTCCCAGAGGAAGACCACTTGTCAGGCGTGGACATGAAAGGCTCAGTTCCAGCATGATCCCAGGGTACACAG gtTTTGTACCCCAGGCACAGTTCCTCTTTGCTAAGAACTGTAGCCAGGTCTGGGCTGAGGCTCTGAATGATTTCACTCAGTGGTCTGGGGAACAAAGGAGTCAAGAACTGCCGAAGGAagccaaggaagaaaaagacatgggGAAAGACCAAGAACCAAAGCCAGAGtcagagctggaggcagagaaggagctgGAGCCGGGGCAAGAGGCAGAACAAGTGAGACCAACAAGGCTGGAGAGAGTGCAGGGGGA GCTTCCCCCTATTCCATGGATGACAAAGATCCTCGCAAGTTCTTCGTGCCA GGCACTGCAGGAATTTGGACAGATGTATTCAAGGGGCAGATCCCAGAAGGATCCCAAACATCTCCCCCCACTTTCTAGGACCTACCCTCAGAACCTGGGCCTGTTACCTAACTATGGGGGCTATGTGCCAG GGTATAAGTTCCAGTTCGGTCGCACGTATGGGCATCTCACCCATGATGCActgggcctcagcaccctccaGAAGCAGCTCCTGGTATAG
- the FAM166B gene encoding protein FAM166B isoform X2 — translation MAMASTFIPGLNPQNPHYIPGYTGHCPLLRFSMGQTYGQMTGQLLRGVPGLAWPPAHRTLLPPIRPPPSPEVPRGRPLVRRGHERLSSSMIPGYTGFVPQAQFLFAKNCSQVWAEALNDFTQWSGEQRSQELPKEAKEEKDMGKDQEPKPESELEAEKELEPGQEAEQASPYSMDDKDPRKFFVPGPTLRTWACYLTMGAMCQGISSSSVARMGISPMMHWASAPSRSSSWYRYLDFRFCLPFLPIPGILLQGREVGRRVGGGTKKNGLEAEHLFY, via the exons GTACACTGGACACTGCCCACTACTTCGGTTCAGCATGGGCCAGACCTATGGGCAGATGACTGGTCAGCTACTTCGAGGAgttcctggcctggcctggccccctGCCCATCGCACACTTCTGCCTCCCATCCGGCCTCCACCATCTCCTGAGGTTCCCAGAGGAAGACCACTTGTCAGGCGTGGACATGAAAGGCTCAGTTCCAGCATGATCCCAGGGTACACAG gtTTTGTACCCCAGGCACAGTTCCTCTTTGCTAAGAACTGTAGCCAGGTCTGGGCTGAGGCTCTGAATGATTTCACTCAGTGGTCTGGGGAACAAAGGAGTCAAGAACTGCCGAAGGAagccaaggaagaaaaagacatgggGAAAGACCAAGAACCAAAGCCAGAGtcagagctggaggcagagaaggagctgGAGCCGGGGCAAGAGGCAGAACAA GCTTCCCCCTATTCCATGGATGACAAAGATCCTCGCAAGTTCTTCGTGCCAG GACCTACCCTCAGAACCTGGGCCTGTTACCTAACTATGGGGGCTATGTGCCAG GGTATAAGTTCCAGTTCGGTCGCACGTATGGGCATCTCACCCATGATGCActgggcctcagcaccctccaGAAGCAGCTCCTGGTATAGGTACCTGGACTTCAGGTTctgtcttccctttcttcctatcCCAGGCATCCTTTTGCAAGGAAGAGAGGTGGGccgcagggtggggggaggcacaaAGAAAAATGGTTTGGAGGCCGAGCACCTTTTTTATTAA
- the FAM166B gene encoding protein FAM166B isoform X3, which yields MAMASTFIPGLNPQNPHYIPGMGQTYGQMTGQLLRGVPGLAWPPAHRTLLPPIRPPPSPEVPRGRPLVRRGHERLSSSMIPGYTGFVPQAQFLFAKNCSQVWAEALNDFTQWSGEQRSQELPKEAKEEKDMGKDQEPKPESELEAEKELEPGQEAEQASPYSMDDKDPRKFFVPGFTGYVPRARFLFGSSFPVLTNRALQEFGQMYSRGRSQKDPKHLPPLSRTYPQNLGLLPNYGGYVPGYKFQFGRTYGHLTHDALGLSTLQKQLLV from the exons CATGGGCCAGACCTATGGGCAGATGACTGGTCAGCTACTTCGAGGAgttcctggcctggcctggccccctGCCCATCGCACACTTCTGCCTCCCATCCGGCCTCCACCATCTCCTGAGGTTCCCAGAGGAAGACCACTTGTCAGGCGTGGACATGAAAGGCTCAGTTCCAGCATGATCCCAGGGTACACAG gtTTTGTACCCCAGGCACAGTTCCTCTTTGCTAAGAACTGTAGCCAGGTCTGGGCTGAGGCTCTGAATGATTTCACTCAGTGGTCTGGGGAACAAAGGAGTCAAGAACTGCCGAAGGAagccaaggaagaaaaagacatgggGAAAGACCAAGAACCAAAGCCAGAGtcagagctggaggcagagaaggagctgGAGCCGGGGCAAGAGGCAGAACAA GCTTCCCCCTATTCCATGGATGACAAAGATCCTCGCAAGTTCTTCGTGCCAG GCTTCACTGGTTATGTGCCCCGGGCCCGCTTCCTCTTCGGCTCCAGCTTTCCTGTGCTCACCAACCGGGCACTGCAGGAATTTGGACAGATGTATTCAAGGGGCAGATCCCAGAAGGATCCCAAACATCTCCCCCCACTTTCTAGGACCTACCCTCAGAACCTGGGCCTGTTACCTAACTATGGGGGCTATGTGCCAG GGTATAAGTTCCAGTTCGGTCGCACGTATGGGCATCTCACCCATGATGCActgggcctcagcaccctccaGAAGCAGCTCCTGGTATAG